Proteins from a genomic interval of Deinococcus humi:
- a CDS encoding IS630 family transposase (programmed frameshift) has protein sequence MAEWHPSKYSRAQLEERRLAAISWIQQGAQSQQEIAQHFGVSVHTVGNWKKQLKRTGSLQATVTTGRPSRLTASQLDQVRTLLREGALQHGFPDETWTTRRVTDLIGRKFDVWYHHDHVRRILRQLGFTPQMPDGRAAERNELRIASWKEQVAPELEKKVAQGATIVYLDEVGFSLKGVRRRTWSTRGVTPLVTLPANWEKLSTIGAITSDGRFFQHTKSGAIRSADVIQFLRHLLRHIQGEIVVVLDNAGIHRAKATQAFVQLHERLSLVFLPPYAPELNPIERVWAYVKRNVLGNFCARSVAVLKAKLMVAWQRIRYIGLPLQLMGASVRGDEAV, from the exons GTGGCCGAATGGCATCCGTCCAAGTACTCCCGTGCCCAGCTTGAAGAACGCCGGCTGGCCGCAATCTCCTGGATTCAACAAGGAGCCCAGTCACAACAAGAGATCGCCCAGCACTTTGGCGTTTCCGTGCACACTGTCGGCAACTGGAAAAAGCAGCTGAAACGCACCGGCAGTCTTCAGGCGACAGTGACCACTGGACGCCCCTCTCGACTCACCGCCAGCCAGCTCGACCAGGTCCGCACCCTCCTGCGGGAGGGTGCTCTGCAGCACGGCTTTCCCGACGAGACTTGGACCACCCGGCGAGTCACTGACCTGATCGGGCGGAAGTTCGACGTGTGGTACCACCACGACCACGTGCGCAGAATTCTTCGTCAGCTGGGCTTCACGCCTCAGATGCCGGACGGACGCGCGGCTGAGCGGAATGAACTCCGGATCGCATCGTGGAAAGAACAGGTTGCGCCGGAGCTG GAAAAAAAGGTCGCTCAGGGCGCGACCATCGTGTACTTGGATGAGGTCGGCTTCTCGCTGAAAGGCGTGCGGCGACGCACGTGGTCGACCAGAGGCGTCACGCCCCTGGTCACGCTCCCGGCGAACTGGGAGAAGCTCTCCACAATTGGGGCCATTACGTCGGACGGGCGCTTCTTTCAGCACACAAAGTCCGGCGCCATCCGCAGTGCGGACGTCATCCAGTTCTTGCGGCATCTCCTGCGTCACATTCAGGGGGAGATCGTGGTCGTGCTCGATAACGCGGGCATTCATCGAGCGAAGGCAACCCAGGCGTTCGTGCAGTTGCACGAACGCCTGTCGTTGGTCTTCCTGCCACCGTACGCCCCAGAACTCAATCCCATTGAGCGGGTGTGGGCGTATGTCAAACGGAATGTGCTGGGGAACTTCTGTGCCCGTTCTGTCGCCGTGCTGAAAGCGAAGCTTATGGTTGCCTGGCAGCGCATCCGGTACATCGGGCTTCCTCTTCAGCTGATGGGTGCCTCGGTGCGCGGCGACGAAGCCGTCTGA